A single genomic interval of Eriocheir sinensis breed Jianghai 21 chromosome 33, ASM2467909v1, whole genome shotgun sequence harbors:
- the LOC127006788 gene encoding zinc finger protein 716-like has product MDHHKEQSESQLKDTSKQAATPLPQMSQAAEEEDPLEATQEEKLFHVLQPLHFFEPKNEQQPLHFPEPNNELTTKTDQDFIIEQNVSRFLPKRFVRYFAAPKSSVSSDLILTSQFLPKRFVRYFAAPKSSVSGDLTYNTITFRPVNEDVNDLYGASEHLTTPIPDISSVELYDDSATFQPQSNLPSDLTYNADPLNPKYEDVNDSSGASEHLTTPVPDVSSVELYDDSTTFQPIFCDVIEERQQEPVAKEEGETKRDAVSYAELDDCHSVPFQPIFCDVKEWQTKARRNKRGRDKGTDEGEEQIKKTRVYKRKRGKKTEDGEKQTKKATRGKRKKGEKTAVKRENQTKEASGWKRPKDKRTQRVEDMPRCEECGKVFTQKRNLIRHRSLHNQEKPYLCQECGKKFAKSYYLKNHLLTHSNTKNHHCADCGSSFTTKSDLNKHARIHSLNRDYECHICYMTFYRKDILNQHLLSHNSQQVHVCEECGKQFTLEKYLTLHMLVHTRMKHYTCETCSREFSRKSDLNRHKRIHQEDKRFTCDICGRKFRAKYTLKNHIRTHLYGTKDLECGAKDLECGTKDLECEVCDMRFDKANTLKVHKAKIHFI; this is encoded by the coding sequence AAATGAGTCAGGCAGCTGAGGAGGAGGATCCCCTGGAGGCTACACAAGAGGAGAAACTGTTCCATGTCCTACAGCCTCTCCATTTTTTTGAACCCAAGAATGAACAGCAGCCTCTCCACTTCCCAGAACCCAACAATGAACTGACAACCAAAACAGATCAAGACTTTATAATTGAACAAAATGTTTCACGATTCTTACCCAAGAGATTTGTACGATACTTTGCGGCACCTAAATCAAGTGTTTCCAGTGATTTAATTTTAACATCACAATTCTTACCCAAGAGATTTGTACGATACTTTGCGGCACCTAAATCAAGTGTTTCTGGTGACCTAACTTACAATACAATTACTTTTAGACCTGTAAATGAGGATGTGAATGATTTGTATGGTGCATCAGAGCATTTAACAACTCCCATACCTGACATTTCCTCTGTTGAGTTATATGATGACAGCGCCACTTTCCAACCCCAATCAAATCTTCCCAGTGACTTAACATACAACGCAGATCCTCTAAACCCAAAATACGAGGATGTAAATGATTCCAGTGGTGCATCAGAGCATTTAACAACTCCCGTACCTGACGTTTCCTCGGTTGAATTGTATGACGACAGCACTACTTTCCAACCTATTTTCTGTGATGTGATagaggaaaggcagcaggaaccAGTGgctaaggaggagggagagactaaGAGGGATGCCGTTTCCTATGCTGAATTAGATGATTGTCACAGTGTTCCTTTCCAGCCCATTTTCTGTGATGTAAAAGAATGGCAGACTAAGGCTCGTCGAaacaaaagagggagagacaagggaaCAGACGAGGGAGAGGAACAGATTAAAAAGACTCGGgtttataaaagaaaaagaggcaaGAAAACAGAGGAcggagagaaacagacaaagaaagcaacaagagggaagagaaaaaaaggtgagaaaacaGCTGTAAAGAGAGAGAACCAAACTAAGGAGGCTTCAGGCTGGAAAAGACCCAAGGACAAGAGGACACAGAGGGTAGAGGACATGCCTAGATGTGAGGAGTGTGGGAAAGTTTTCACGCAAAAGAGGAACCTGATCCGCCATCGCTCCCTGCACAACCAAGAAAAGCCATACCtgtgccaagagtgtgggaagAAGTTCGCCAAGTCCTACTACCTCAAGAACCACCTCCTTACCCACTCCAACACCAAGAACCACCACTGCGCTGACTGTGGCTCGTCCTTCACCACCAAGAGCGACCTTAACAAGCACGCCAGGATTCACAGCCTCAATAGGGACTACGAGTGTCACATCTGCTACATGACTTTCTACCGCAAGGACATACTCAACCAACACCTGCTCTCCCACAACAGTCAGCAAGTGCATGTCTGTGAGGAGTGTGGGAAGcagttcaccttggagaagtACCTCACCTTACACATGCTGGTGCACACGCGGATGAAGCACTACACCTGCGAGACCTGCAGCCGAGAGTTCTCCCGCAAGTCAGACCTCAACCGCCATAAACGCATACACCAGGAGGACAAACGCTTCACATGCGACATCTGTGGCAGGAAATTCAGAGCCAAGTACACTCTGAAGAACCACATCAGAACCCACCTGTACGGAACTAAAGACCTGGAGTGTGGAGCTAAAGACCTGGAGTGTGGAACTAAAGACCTGGAGTGTGAGGTGTGTGACATGAGGTTTGACAAAGCCAACACCTTAAAAGTACACAAGGCAAAGATCCACTTCATCTAG